The following nucleotide sequence is from Corticium candelabrum chromosome 19, ooCorCand1.1, whole genome shotgun sequence.
TTGACAGAGTTGATGTAATCTCGTGTCTACCAAGAGTGTCTGAGAGTTCCTGAACTACAACATCTGATGTGCCAGTGAGATAAGCAAGGTCAAAAGCAAGAAAAATCTTAATAAACACGTCCACATGACGATCTGCAGTAAGGTGGAACTCACTCCACAACGCTAGCAGCATAGGCACCCTCGCAATGCCGTTACAAACAAGATCAGACCTCAATTCTGCAAATTGGTTGGGATCTACGTCTGCTCCAATAAATCGACTGTCATATACTAAAAGATGATGATCGTGTCTGAAAACAGCCTTCAGTACATTGACCACAAATGATGGAACAGGAAATAGAACTTGTGATAAAGTCTTTTGATACGAGTAATGCAGAATGCTTCCAACCCGGTTCAGGTAGACTAGTAACTCACGACACCTTTCTTCTGTCAGGCCGTGCTCTGtacacacttgcattgcataAGAGACATCTGTAATGGGGACAGACGTGTGAGGTTGTGGTGTAAGCTTCTCTTCTACAGTCACCCATGATGATGGCAACTCTGTGTGCAGTGAAGGCAGTAAACTTTCATCTGCACACAATTCTCTTAAACGATCCTTTAGACTGACCACTCCCTCGTGTGTGGCTGCACTCGTCAGTATTACTCTTTCTTCAACAGTTATTAGTTGAGATtcaaaaaattgaagacgTTTCGACAcgtatttgttttcatgagAATCACCGGCTGCAATGGTTGCTGCCATTCTCTTGATCTGAACTTGTCTGATCTTCAGGAATTGACGTAGACGAGTGTGTACATGTTCATTCCACTTTCtactcatttcttctcttgacatGTCGACCATCAGATCAACTTTACTGACCACAACAGCAACGTGAGCTCTGCTGTTCCTCTCGTACAAAGTTTGCAGGAAATCTCCAATATTGCAACGAAAACATTGCGCAGTAAACTGGTACAAACTGCCGTCAATGACGATTATTGCCAACGAATTATCGCTTACCATAAGCTGGTTGGTGAGCATGTATGCTTTATGCCCACCACAGTCAAGCAATTTGCATTCTATTTTATCATCCAGCTTCATGGTTGTTTCTTCCACACCTATAGTTCTCTCATCCAGTTCTGCCAGAAATGGGTTACCACTCTCCAGTGCTTCAACGAGGCTTGTTTTTCCTGCCTTTGTAATTCCCATCACTAGAATCTTTATTCTGCCACGTCGTACTCCGCCATCCCTTTCCAGCTCATCCAAATATTTTCTTATAGAACGAATGCCTCGTTCACACACTTCAATGGGTGGAGACACTAGTGGACATCCGAACACAACCAATTTCTGAAGTTTAGGGCTAAAGACAAATTTCCTGGGAAGATGAGTGACAGAAGTGTATGCCAACCAAACATTCTCAATTTTGACTTCTACAAATAAATAGCAACAAATGTTAGacaaattataacacaaacagataagctcaaacaaaacagacttaaacaaacagataagctcaaacaaaacagacttaattaataaacaatatcaaagtaataattataacttgtgtgtgtgtgtgtgtatgtgtgtgagggtgtgagtgagtgtgtgtgcagtgtgtgcagtgtgtgtgtgtgtgtggggggggagGGGGTAAAAATAGAGATTCTGTACATTATGACAAACAACCGACAAGACCATTAGTCAGCAAtcaaatacataaatattacACATTGAACACGAGTACATCATACTGTTTAGTAATAAACAGACTGAACATAATTGATAGAGATAAGCAATGTGTTTGGCACTTGAAAATGAACAAAAAGTAATGATGAGTGTCATTTAAGGAAATATTGTATATGACGTAATTAGTCGTATCTCTCTAGTTATGACACTCACAAGTAATACTACTATTTACCTGTATTGGGTACACTTGATATACCACTAGAGTTTAGATACAATATCTTCAAGTTCAGTCCATTCCACATATTGTTAGGAAGACACAATAATCTATTGTTATTAGAAAGATTCAGCTCATAGGAAATGTTAGGTGACATCAACTCCCACTGTATCTTTTCTAGATGACAGTAAGATAAATGCAATGTTTGTAAATGCTTCCACTGCAAACATGAAAATGTGGGAAATACTCCTAGCTTGTTTCCATACAAATTCAGCTTCTCTAAATGATGGAGGTCACTCATTCCTGATGgtagctgctgtatgttacagtaACTCAAATCTAACACTTTCAACTTGGTGAGACCTGCCAATGTAAATGTGTGGAGACTTCTGTTGTATGACAAATTCAGCTTTTCTAAATCATTCAAGACTGTTAGCCCTCCTATCGTCCCTGTGCTGTTATATTCGAAAAACTGCAGATCGTTGTATGATAAATCCACTCTCCGCAGTTTCACATTGTTGCAGATCACAGACAAAGTCGCTTGTGTTAAACCACATCTCACCATTTGCACTTCCACAAGAGTACTGGGCAATGGACATGACATtagctcatcaaacagcaatggGAATGCAGAgttaccacacacagacaaaaccttAAGACATGGaagatcacaaacaacagtagGGACCTCCTGCAGACCTAAACCTGGTGACGGCGGTTGGTAAAGATACCTCACGTACTCACTTGTAACCAAATACATCTCTTCCAGTTCCCTCAGTTTGGCAATAGTTTTGGGTATAGAGTGTATGTTGTCTATACAAAGTCTCAATACCTTCAGTTTGCTCATTTCACAAATCTCCTCGGGAAATCGAGAAAAACTCGCATAGCGAAGATCAAACTCCAGCTTGTTGTCCTTGTTCAACTTCGGAGTAAAAGCTTGCAATTGTTTGGTTTCCCAATTCACGGCTACAAGTCGTGCCATCGCCATCGGTTaaaatatcacgtgactgttgaGGGCAACGCCTAGCGAGGTTTTTTGTCACGTGCTAATCATCCCACTCAGttattactgtatatgataaattaatttaaaaaataaattaaaatatggAATATTAGTTTTTGTGCTCCAATTTACtaaaatatcaatttttatagatttatataCTTCTaaagtaaattaatttttattcatTTTATAGTATTCTCTAGACtgtaaaatatttattgaatGTTATAtatttgacaaaaaattaaattgttatatatttgtataGTTTATATAAAATGcaatatataatttaaaaataataaattttaatttatggTCTAccctaattaataattttctaattaatttttgtttactgTCATTCACACTATGCCATAGCAACACGCATAGCGCTTCCAACAAAACAAGCGCATGCGTACGCACTTGCACGAGCGCACTGGACAAAAATTTAGGTTTCGGCTATGCTTAGGTTGGCTTAAACCTGTGCCAAACACAGTGGTCATGTTTTGCGTAGGTATGGGCTCACCTAAACATAGTACAATACATGACCTAAGTTTAGTGCAAGTTTTGTTACATGTTTAGGCCACTGTAAACATGGTACTATGTTTAGGTCATGTTTAGGACAGTCTAGCCCCATGCTAAACGTACTACTTATTTAGGGTAGGTTTCGGTAGGTTTCGGTAGGTTTCATCCTGTTTATACGTAAAGTTTGagatttataaataattatttataaatttatactTCTGGCAAAAATTGAATAGCTCAGCCAAGTCTAAAAACAAGAAACTTGGAGTTGTAGTAATCGATATCAGCAAGTATTTACAGcatactaaacggtaaaacaCTTTTCACGGCTTTCCTGTATTTTGTACTGGTCGCACTGAACAATATAACATACATTTAGACAAATATAGTAGTCTACATTTCTAGGCATTTAGTCTTCTCTAAATAAAGTCTGAATGCCCCACACATTTGTCTAGTCATGTAATCTGCATTTACACTACTCTAAATGTTTGCATGACGTTACACCACatttaataaacaaaatttagcTGATGATAAATGTAGTAACGTATTTCTACACTGTTAAATGCATTAAAATTCTGATCAAAATTGTTTACACATTTAGACTCACCATTGTTTCTGTCTAAATATAGCAATATATTGTGCATCTATCTGGTCACATTTTTAATCTCATCTAAATGTTTTTAAAGTGTTTTAATGGTATTTGAGCACATCTTTTATTGTGTTAGTTTATTggaataaaaattatttatatattatatattactaTATAGTTTACTGCATAATAGATAttgtgcattaattaatatttactaaCGCCGTAATTGATTATGTTCAAATAATTTCGTGATGTACGCGTACGGTAAACATGCAGGCGCTGTTACGcatcagtggcggatccagatgggggcGCGCCCTCCAGTTGGCAAAGTCTTTATTCTCTCGCTATAGCCTGTGTGCTGTAGTTGAGGAGTGCGTTACGCACGTTACAGAGGTATGCGATTTCCGGAAGTGTACTGAGTTCTGTTGCCAACTTGCCATAGTTATACCGTTGACCTATTCAGTTTTTCATGGCCGAAAGAAAGTTCAGGCAACAGTCTATTAGTGGTTTACTGTGTATACCGTCAGCtaatgtgtatatatgtactaGCTATGCATTCACTTGTGTTTCCTGACTGCAGCACTTCGCTGAAACTCTTCCATCA
It contains:
- the LOC134194538 gene encoding malignant fibrous histiocytoma-amplified sequence 1 homolog: MAMARLVAVNWETKQLQAFTPKLNKDNKLEFDLRYASFSRFPEEICEMSKLKVLRLCIDNIHSIPKTIAKLRELEEMYLVTSEYVRYLYQPPSPGLGLQEVPTVVCDLPCLKVLSVCGNSAFPLLFDELMSCPLPSTLVEVQMVRCGLTQATLSVICNNVKLRRVDLSYNDLQFFEYNSTGTIGGLTVLNDLEKLNLSYNRSLHTFTLAGLTKLKVLDLSYCNIQQLPSGMSDLHHLEKLNLYGNKLGVFPTFSCLQWKHLQTLHLSYCHLEKIQWELMSPNISYELNLSNNNRLLCLPNNMWNGLNLKILYLNSSGISSVPNTEVKIENVWLAYTSVTHLPRKFVFSPKLQKLVVFGCPLVSPPIEVCERGIRSIRKYLDELERDGGVRRGRIKILVMGITKAGKTSLVEALESGNPFLAELDERTIGVEETTMKLDDKIECKLLDCGGHKAYMLTNQLMVSDNSLAIIVIDGSLYQFTAQCFRCNIGDFLQTLYERNSRAHVAVVVSKVDLMVDMSREEMSRKWNEHVHTRLRQFLKIRQVQIKRMAATIAAGDSHENKYVSKRLQFFESQLITVEERVILTSAATHEGVVSLKDRLRELCADESLLPSLHTELPSSWVTVEEKLTPQPHTSVPITDVSYAMQVCTEHGLTEERCRELLVYLNRVGSILHYSYQKTLSQVLFPVPSFVVNVLKAVFRHDHHLLVYDSRFIGADVDPNQFAELRSDLVCNGIARVPMLLALWSEFHLTADRHVDVFIKIFLAFDLAYLTGTSDVVVQELSDTLGRHEITSTLSMSTDTISMTSDSYSQMRGESQQADQMDSCKELICKLKQHNVGLLLPWLLSDEEPHDVSQLWCADVADGVMQVVVEYSFAHNCPLGLFERLSARCHHHHPNYIRHWSSGLLMCYGAVTLLFSCNKNTSPGFLRLSARVVKSHHSVGRLWHVLLRCVSDVEDLLQSVPGVLFGRSINSGHSFATSTKSPFNPSKDIMPNKRWGPFAVETVMGKYSPEMKKHVKAIVQVCPSVKEGIPLCDVVSPEGGTLVDQMDLQEIAADIGKWWPKLATVIGTDQSTVSELYERNSNPSFAPLAASRILSQWQKSRNNQLQVCELYDAVLIADIPSVPQRHLSDVMSPDAASGLAKRCETSPAASEMVTPLIIEKVAENASERWHEIGLYLGVSISVLTECKRQLYTLKEKLHLVLFSWTNENRHPTVGKLLSACDKAKVGGAVRRELDSDTQR